The Candidatus Acidiferrales bacterium genome window below encodes:
- a CDS encoding ATP-dependent Clp protease ATP-binding subunit yields the protein MIFFARYEASQYGSPYIETEHLLLGLLREDKALANRFLRTHGSIESIRKEIESRITVRERISTSVEVPLSQECRRILNYAAEEAERLNHKHVGTEHLLLGILREEKSFGAEILQERGLRLSGVREEMTRSAGEKVPVNRPKETSLLAEFSRDLTQAAMDGQLDPLVGRDRELERAIQILCRRTKNNPVLIGEPGVGKTAIVEGLAQRIADGDVPPFLADKRILSLDLSLIVAGTKYRGQFEERLKTIMKELMENQNAIVFIDELHTLVGAGSAEGSLDAANILKPALSRGEIQCIGATTPGEYRKSVEKDRSLERRFQAVKVGAPNEEEAIRVLQGVRDRYEKFHAVTYTDEAIQYAVYLSNRYIPDRFLPDKAIDLIDEAGARVKLRQAMLPEEVSEAQKRVKFITHRMETAIANHEFEKARFYSEEERKEKENLRSLREKLKIDDSSTGTVTRDDVEEVVARWTGVAVTAIKEDEQQKLLRIEEELHKRIISQDKAITALARAIRRSRAGLKAPGRPVGCFLFLGPTGVGKTEVARRLAEFLFGSEKSLVRFDMSEYMEKHSVSKLIGAPPGYVGYEEGGQLTERVRRTPYSIILLDEIEKAHPDVFNILLQVFEDGQLTDGLGNTVDFRNTILILTSNIGARVLQKQVTLGFASAEGDAHAKSLDDLVMNEVKRVFNPEFLNRLDEVILFNALTDDDLLRIIDLLVNQINDTLVHRQVQIQMTPEARQWILEKTCTDRNYGARPLRRALQKYVEDPLSEALIQGGLQRPAIMEIYLTGDGLGFRPVVEATPVAN from the coding sequence GTGATTTTCTTTGCACGCTACGAGGCGAGTCAGTACGGCAGTCCCTATATTGAGACGGAGCATCTCCTTCTGGGGCTGCTGCGCGAGGATAAGGCGCTGGCCAATCGCTTTCTGCGCACTCATGGTTCCATCGAGTCCATTCGCAAGGAAATCGAGTCGCGCATCACGGTGCGCGAGCGCATTTCCACTTCTGTTGAAGTTCCCTTAAGCCAGGAATGCCGCCGCATTTTGAATTACGCGGCGGAAGAAGCGGAACGTCTCAATCACAAACATGTCGGTACCGAACATCTTCTTCTGGGCATTCTGCGCGAGGAGAAATCCTTCGGCGCGGAGATTTTGCAAGAACGTGGCTTGCGCCTTTCCGGGGTGCGCGAAGAAATGACGCGCAGTGCGGGGGAAAAAGTGCCTGTTAATCGTCCGAAGGAAACTTCTTTACTCGCGGAATTCAGCCGCGATTTGACGCAGGCGGCCATGGATGGTCAGCTCGATCCGCTGGTTGGGCGTGATCGCGAGCTTGAGCGCGCCATTCAGATTCTTTGCCGCCGGACGAAAAACAATCCTGTTCTGATCGGCGAGCCCGGCGTGGGCAAAACCGCTATCGTAGAAGGCTTGGCCCAGCGCATCGCGGACGGTGACGTTCCGCCATTTCTCGCTGACAAACGCATCCTATCCCTCGATCTCTCCTTGATTGTTGCCGGCACGAAGTATCGCGGCCAGTTTGAAGAACGCCTCAAGACCATCATGAAGGAGCTGATGGAGAATCAGAACGCGATCGTCTTCATTGACGAGCTTCATACACTTGTTGGCGCAGGCTCGGCGGAAGGATCTCTCGATGCCGCCAACATCCTGAAGCCCGCATTGAGCCGCGGGGAAATTCAGTGTATTGGTGCGACGACTCCGGGTGAATACCGCAAGTCCGTCGAGAAGGACCGTTCTCTGGAACGGCGCTTTCAGGCGGTGAAGGTGGGGGCTCCGAACGAAGAAGAGGCCATTCGCGTCCTCCAGGGCGTTCGCGACCGCTACGAAAAATTTCACGCTGTGACTTACACCGACGAAGCAATTCAATATGCCGTATATCTTTCGAATCGCTACATCCCGGACCGGTTCCTCCCCGATAAGGCCATCGATTTGATCGATGAAGCCGGCGCCCGCGTCAAGCTCCGCCAGGCCATGCTGCCCGAGGAAGTGTCCGAAGCGCAGAAGCGCGTGAAATTCATCACTCATCGCATGGAAACTGCCATCGCCAATCACGAATTCGAAAAGGCCCGCTTTTATTCTGAAGAAGAGCGCAAGGAAAAGGAAAATCTCCGGTCCCTCCGCGAAAAACTAAAGATTGACGACTCCTCCACGGGCACAGTCACGCGTGATGACGTCGAAGAAGTCGTGGCGCGTTGGACAGGCGTTGCCGTGACCGCCATCAAAGAGGACGAGCAGCAAAAGCTCCTGCGCATCGAAGAAGAACTGCACAAGCGCATCATCAGCCAAGACAAGGCGATCACCGCTCTCGCACGCGCCATTCGCCGCAGCCGTGCCGGCCTCAAAGCGCCAGGCCGTCCTGTCGGCTGCTTCCTGTTCCTTGGCCCGACTGGCGTTGGCAAGACGGAAGTTGCGCGCCGCCTCGCTGAATTCCTGTTTGGCAGCGAAAAATCGCTCGTGCGTTTCGATATGTCCGAATATATGGAGAAACATTCCGTATCCAAGCTGATTGGCGCACCTCCGGGATATGTGGGATACGAAGAGGGCGGGCAATTGACCGAACGCGTTCGCCGCACGCCCTATTCGATCATTCTCCTTGATGAAATCGAAAAAGCGCATCCCGACGTTTTCAATATTCTTTTGCAAGTTTTCGAAGACGGGCAGTTGACCGATGGCCTCGGGAATACGGTTGATTTCCGCAACACGATTCTGATATTGACTTCCAACATTGGCGCGCGCGTTCTTCAGAAGCAAGTCACGCTTGGTTTTGCTTCTGCGGAAGGCGATGCGCACGCGAAGAGTCTCGATGACCTGGTGATGAATGAGGTCAAGAGAGTTTTCAATCCCGAATTTTTGAATCGATTGGATGAAGTGATCTTGTTCAACGCGCTGACCGACGACGATTTGCTGCGCATCATTGACTTGCTCGTAAACCAAATCAACGATACGCTCGTCCACCGTCAAGTGCAGATTCAAATGACACCGGAAGCGCGGCAGTGGATTTTGGAAAAGACTTGCACTGATCGTAACTATGGTGCGCGTCCGCTCCGGCGGGCTCTTCAGAAGTATGTCGAGGATCCGCTTTCGGAGGCGCTGATTCAAGGCGGGCTTCAACGCCCGGCCATCATGGAGATTTATCTCACGGGTGATGGTTTGGGCTTCCGTCCGGTCGTCGAAGCAACCCCAGTGGCCAACTAG